The DNA region cagagcccacaaaagacccgggggtcgttgtggtttggttgagcgttttagcagaatgcattactgtgaatacaaagagacgagttgaacaactcgtctctttgtattcacacccgggggtcgttaaagtggattgcttttttttaattttacttgaaGTATTTCCAAATCACAAAGATATTTCAACATAATAAATTGAATAGCAAACCTAAAGAATTAAACTCAAAGTGGAGTTACTCAAATTCACCCCCAATCACGGTTTCGCCTATGCTGCCAGAAGCTCGATTTAAATAGTACACTGTACAAAAGTGGGTTTGCTAGCAGAGGTAGGAGGGAGGGGTCACCCCCTTCCCCATCCCTAACCCTCAAACGCCTTCTTTCTTCTTCAACTTGTTTTTCTTCACAAAGTTGGCACCCGGGCACCACCTCCCTGCTCCGAAGTGCCAGTTTTGGAGGGAAAATAGCCACAACAAAACGGGTTGTTGCAGTTTTACTACGAAGCCTGAGGGAGAGAGTGAGGTGGGTGTTGGGAGGGAAAAGAGGGGCAATGTTTAGGCCTCTGCTGCAAGCATAAACAACAACCCAAAAGTGGGATCTCCAAAGAGGGTGGTGGGGAAAAGGGGGGGTTGAGCaaagtcgacgacgacgacataaGAGGCCACTATTATGAAAGGAGAAGAAAATGAAGGGAAAAAAACACGCTACGCTTTGAGTGACTAGCTGTAGCTGCCCATTACAGttattttctaacttttttcTTAGTTTCTTCTTTCATTGCACATTTGCTTCTTGTTGTTTtgcttggtgttgttttctgtAGTAAAGGCCTATGCACAGTTGGGGGGACTCTCACTAGACCCTTTGTGTGGCTTAGTTAAATGAGAAAGTGATTGCGTTTTtgaaagtcagaatttttcatGAGCACGAATTTTATATCTATTGTAATCCTTAAAACCAATTATAAAACTTTTCGTTCATAAAGAAAATCCTGACCACCCTGCTAGGTGCTCCAAATCAACCTTTTCCTCCCTTTTCGTGgtccgttgttgttgttgaagtcTCTCTGTGGACGGCAGCATCGTGAGGCGCACAAGTCGCAGCCAGTGGTGGAGCGATTTGCTTCTAAATTAAGCAAAACTAGTAATAATATACTAAATTACGCGCGGGAGCGAAAGGGGGTTCGGACGGGGTAGAGATCTTGGAAAACTTGTCCCCTCCCCACCAGATTGGCATGCTGGCCAGCTCAACCGCAGGCAGGTTGGCCGCGATGACCTGATTGTGTACGGCAATTATGTTGCCAGGAACTGATGGAGAAATTGCAATTATGCGTGAAAAAGGATTTTGTTAGCTTATACTAGCAactgtttttatatttcaacaAGTCTGAATTAATTCTGTACAAATATATTGTAGGTAAAAATATCAATGGAAGTATTCATGTTAAATTAcactgtctaaatatttttttttaaaattcaatgtgcattgtgcacgtgtttctggggaccccacaATCCATGGTTTggtaattttatagtttttttgtaGGTCTGTGTTATATAattgagaagttttttttttccattttgagATTCTAAACTAACAAACAAAGCAAATTATTGATAACAGATTTAAATTATTTCccttaacattccaactcccaaggctccaaaaaagttggaacggtaaatttaaaaaaaaaacttgtataaCCGATTGCAAACTATtgcattttattttaactttttagattgggtactttaaaatttattccgaccagttttttttttaatgaaacgcGTTTGAGAGAAATTCGGTGGTATtgatgaacttttaaaaaatagtaatgCGTTTTTGCTTTTGCTCAACAACCATGAAAGATGTTGTCTtcatattccaaaattgtcaaacttatggacccaatcctgcaataatctgattgtaaaaatacatACTTTATTGTATgttgttttgtaaacaatacCCTAAGGGATGAATAAtaaaatatatcgatagttcccatgGTTTTAAAGATActtaaatgtctgtaacaaaaatcgtggtgcaaaagctctgcttgatgtgtaccgttaagcattttttttcattttccactTGCTTTAAGGGAATATTTGGATAGTGTTTTGGGTTTGCCcatgcaaaaaagtttatttttaactgttattttgaaattaattgaaaacaaatttttccaataaaaaaatgacaaggcATTTTGAAGCAAATctcagtttatttaaaaatgtttttataagtATGCAAGTCACAAGTTATCAAAGTGAACTTTTGAAGGCAAAGAATACCTCATAGTTTGTTTtttaacctcaaatttcaaaatttaactaaataattgctcaaaattttttGGATACGCCATGAAACCAAATCGGCTGAGTGCACGTTTTTTTACTCAGCATGATTTGGTAGTTTTAACTAACTATATTAAAATTACCTATTCAATCggttttgaactgtcaaagtgttgTGCTTTGAAAccatgtaaaaatattaaaatcagtCGTAAAATGCCTCGTGAAAAGTATTatgtgatactttttgtttcaaaattttaaaattatgattgaattttcaaataacaaggcATCTTCCGACTTCGAACAAAGTCAAGCGATATaagttttgaataaaattggtagaggactaatttttttttaataaaatgcgcCATCCACAAACACAACGTGAACATGtccatgcaaattttgacaaaaaacgccattgaggttttgcagcgtgactgtgtttcaaatgtaggtggcgccaaaatgaggttacttgccaaaaatcgtattcctttctgctggattgaagaacaaaatcgcttatttctcatgattccctgcatcaatcttaatgaaactggttgcaaaagacgagaaaaattttttgctttagaataatgaacatcaacttttgggcgcgcaaaaatttgtgacctttttctttaaaaaacatgttttggaacacgaaaaaattagtttccccgtatataccaatgaaataaacagttatatagttgataacagatgtgttaacgtatattcaacaatttgtattgatttttgacagacttgcttgccaaatagtccaaattactatctttttctaaatctacagttttctcatagaaaaatcaaacaaatattgaaaagttatacaccaaattgttggaaataatttttctcatccgaatccggcataagttttataaaaatgttggttaggaaggaaaaaacacatttattctaaaaatcataggtttacgctatttgttcataggtggcgacacgcgTCATTTagttttgctgcaaattctctatcaagttggtcaaaataactttagcagtgttgccattttttcgAATAATCATAGTTTTTAAATAGTAGTGtatacaacaagttgcaaaaagactattttttcagcacgagtcgtacatttatgcaACGAAGTTTCTGTAAAAcatccattgagtgaaattttaagtcaaatgttcatgtattttgtcaataaatcgttaaaatgaaaaaagcataggcataagcataggtgcccacccgttaaaataaaaaaaaacgatttaatcccacctggggtgagatagagcctttcttacaaaagaatataactagagggtgacgagcgggaattcccgaaaaatttcccgggagatTGGCCATTTTTggaactctcgattcccgggaaattcggtcgagactcccgggaaatttaaacttataaatatcgaaacaaaattatataaactaatcagaaaaacatttgaaaaattcaaaattgtttagaacattgaatgttcaatgttcgatgttcaagttcgaataaaccaatgtttctctaatcttcttattcagaaagtgtaaattttaacttgtcaaaaattccaataactataattgagagaagccaaaaaaaggTGAATCTCAAAATTTACCCTTGAAAATTATTTGGCAGTTACACCCCAGAtatgaaatcaaatgttttattttcaaatattattttttctaattatttgtaaaagggaaatgctttttcaagttaagttcaatttccatatcttcTTCTCTTTTAGCATAACAATCCtcataatctagtttttttttaataaaataaaaaaaaataacaatttaattagttgttttgagtcgttgtttaacatattgcaaaattcccgataatgggaaattatatataaactatattagttattttttacaaaaatcaaataacaagtttatgaaccttttgaaaaattactctGTGTGAATTCtgattcgtaaatattttaagctacaattttgagtcttaaaaaactcaagaaacaattttgtttttgcagattcaggaaaaaaatcaaaggttttatatagttcctcaaaacaataatgctgcttaaattaacgtttcatagaattagtatgaattaacagtaactgaattcatttaaaagaaacaaatttatttcttttcattttaaatttttaacactgTTGGCgtagtaaaaaaaactcccgagtcccgggaattcccgggaaatttccaagttcaactctcgattcccgggaaattgaaaatatcgagaatcgtcaccctctaaatataacaatggtagaacttctttcataatataacatcgactttgtttatttataacgtcagcccAAAAGAAAGTCTTACTATGAAATAAATGATATGTTTTtcgaaagaaataaaaaaacgcaattttcatcaaaaaaatatattaaatcatacatattcttaatcaaacaagcttttatgacaaacgcgagcatacacggaaaaaaatcagttctcgaaatcgtgaattaaattcacgaatgcgagaaccacgaaggaatatattcacgtttatagtgcaaatgcacatactcatgaataaattccttcgtggttctcacattcgtgaacttaattcacgattacgagaattgatttttttctgtgtagcaagcttcccatgcgccagtgacaacgcacaccgcggttttggttttctagcttcggtacgaacccttttgtgtgttggtattttggttcatcgcaCCATcgtaccgaacaaagcaggcgcaaagaaaaaccgaggtacaagtgaaccgcgtgtattgcacggtgcagggaagctagcCATatagttatctacgtgcgcttgtattgcgtgtacgtacacgaaaaagattgaggttaaattttgtaccggccagcaaaacaattGGCGTGTTAGTGTGCATGAgttcgggcttagataactctattcagCTTCTAAAAAGTGatagagtcagagatagctatttttacaaccgcaacATTACACACTAAACCGAGTACCTGAggtattgaaaactttgaaaacgatataaacgatgaaatgCTTAGAAAGctccccaagtaacattttttccaggagttctacaagagctcttcaagatagctacagcatagcagtttggaccgcggtaggataaaattctcttcaaaacttcttcaggagtttggaagagtacttgaagagagttttatcctaccgcggtccaaaccgctatgctgtagctatcttgaagagctcttgtagaactcctggaaaaaaatgttatttgggctcctattggaatccaatgaactctgttaaataaacttacgaaatcacgaaaaattaagtctttttttaggcgattttagaagcacacgggaaacaaattggtTGTAGTCGGATGCATGTCCTATGTTAaacagtttttgcataaaaattggacagttatgcaaaaacggacaaggtaaaagaaaccgaaaagctacgatatcttacaagttgtaggaaacatcggtagacaagctactacaaaacgagtataagtcgagccacatcatatacgcgccagcattctcactccagtattcgaagctcaacttgacaacttgtcgacttggcgacgaagcgtcgaaaatcgatgcagtgtgattttttggcgatatttacgaagatgaaaatgatgtcctgCCACAAAGTAAaatctatacctttctttagtaagaaaagcaaaaagtaaatcgttctaaaaattgatcaggATTGCccatagatgtcaaatttgtttcagatgctcactcatggtctgtaatATGAATGtggaaagaaatttcggataatatcaaaaatgaaaaatgttggcgaaggtcaccaggttggcttttactttttttagggtttttttttttattcttatggttggttaatcaaacggctctaactccagaaccaaattatgaatcAGGATGAAAATTGGGGGGTTGTAAAGCTcgtaaatgcaatttttgagataaataaaagatataaaaatgaaaaaattaccgtattttcatttgaaaactgtgtaattttgtcgaaaagtctggccacatccgaaaacagatagaTATTTCTAAATTCGGCCTAAAAATGACcgggttcagcacaccagctttcaaatgtacttggaacaatcaaattcgaaaataggggagccgaggacttcgcgacacaaaattttgcaaaaatttacCACGCACTGACATCACTCAAActccacggatttttttttctcaaaattcgagggttggagatagacgagttctgacAAGGTGAATCAATAGAGCGTTGAAAATTAATGCagtggcgatttttccgattaaaattcatgctgaattgtaatatttacgaagataAAAATGATATCCTGCCacaaagtaaaacctatacctttctttagtaagaaaggcaaaaagttgaaaagtattacttttcaaaacaagtgctgaaaagttcaacacaAGACAGAAAATCACACaagaaaaacaacattttcgagatggccaaaattttaaaaaaattatccttgtttttcaaaatatactttttttccAGAGAAAAATTGCAACACTGTCAAATGACAGCGCCGTTGtttaaaaatggtatttattgtcttttaaaatatagaaaaatagatttttcatgAATAGTTATTTTGCACAATCCAATTTTCTGTGgaagaatagatttttttaaaaagtgttaccgttttttcctttttttccgaaattccTTTCTCAAGACacagattttaatattttaatagcaTTTTTGTTGTATGCACTGCTGCCAAAATTATCTGGAGACTTGAACCAATAAATGAGgtcaaatacaaaaacaaataatttaatgtAGTTGATACATTTATTGTAATTTCAAGTTGCAACTAAGAAAACCCCTTCATGGTACAATTCAACAAGTAGTCACAATGAAAGATACGCCGCTCAAGATGCATACAACTTTATTGCGCAATTAGGTTCGGTCTTCCCGTTTTACGCCGCCACGACGTATCGATCCGAATCGGTTGAGGTAGGCCTGAGAAGCTCACATTAGCCTATTTGAACCACAAGAAATCCTTGGCATGATTTTTTAACTCCATCAAGCCAGCACCACCACCAAGCAGGTTGCACAAAATCCACTTGCCTGTTGATGGTTTGGCTATGGTTGGCTTATGTTGtggcctctctctctctctatgcTCACCAAGTGCAAGCGACGTGTTCAAATCCCTCCGGAGCCCTGCCCAGCTGCTTCAGGTGGCCTGGCTGAGGTTTCTCAAATTAGTATCAGTGTGTGTGACGatgttgttatgatttttttttgcttcacttCTTTGCGAGCATACTTTCAGGTGTGTTGGCTTCATGTTTAGGGGTTGAGGTTGGAAGCCAGGAAGGTGCAGTGCCAACTGTTGACAGAGGAGAACCGGTATTCGCTGCTTGCCCACTTCTGCGTGCTGGAATGGGGGAAAAAAACATTGCTCACAACATAATACAACATTTGAGCAGATTCACCTTAGGGCACATACACTCGCGCGCGCACACATTTACACAACGCAGTAGGCACACGCAAAACGCAAACATGCAACCGGCTTTCAGTCAGAggtgcaattttcaaaaaaaaaaaaaaatcaaaagcaaataactataaaaaaaaatcataatttgtattaacTATTATTTTCTGCATATTTGAAAAGTTATGACACAGTAActtaaaaccttcaaattgGCAACCCTGGCCAACGCAGCGGAATGAGCAGCTACTACGACGTCCCCGTTGGACGGATCGTCTAACTGCGCACAATAGTAGGCCCTGCAAGGAGGTCCCGCAAAACATATGATTTCGTGATATGCACAAGCTCTTGGCATGTTGCATCGCGTACTAAACGCGGACCCTGCTGAACCACCGCCACACCGCCGAGGTAATGCGATTCGCTACGTTGCGCCGGGTGTGTTGAGTGCAGAAAATTAGAGGGGTTTATTTGGCCCCAAGGCGTTTTCCAGCACACGAGAGTACAAGTTTTCCAACGGTTGTGCGAAGgattgaggggggggggggggcctgGTTTTCATGGATGGAAATTAAGAGTGGCCtggaaaaattgttcaaattggcACATGTAGCTTTGAGGGTGGGGAGAATACTAAACACTTTGTATTAATTTGACAAATAACGTTTACCAATGTttataaaaaacgaaaaattataacaggattttttaaaagctgctCAATTCCTATAAAATACTCTTTTCCATTTCTGGAATGAAAATCACAGCTCAAAATAAgtttatatatttataaaatttaatgttatgcaatcatttcaaaaaaataaccaagCACCCCCATTGaatcaaaatttcttaaaataaatccATGGAGGCGCTTAGTTATTCAGAACGATTCCGCAGTTACTAATAGTAAcaagattgttatttttaaaattctttggtAAGcatattattcaaataaattccaTAAATACCTTAAACTTGGGTGACATTGTTAGAatcacaattatttttttttttttttgaatattttcctacTAGTAAGATTTGTCTCaggattattatttttcaaaatatatactGGGGTAGGTCgcacaaggtccatgcactatttttggaaaaaaaaattcaacattgGTCAGAAAAGCAAATTCAgaaggaataatttatttccgcttcagaGATACACTTTCGAGCTTCAGTGTCTAAGAAGCATTTTTTAAGaatggggtaattctccgccaactcacacagcagttgccccgacccctcttcgatttgcgtgaaactttgtcctaaggggtaacttttgtccctgatcacgaatctgaggtccgttttttgatatctcgtgacggaggggcagtacgaccccttccatttatgaacatgcgaaaaaagaggtgttttttcaataatttgcagcctgaaacggtgatgagatagaaatttggtgtcaaagggacttttatgtaaaattagacgcccaatttgatggcgtactcagaattcttttttgtatggaccgtggacaatcgccatacccccccccccccccctaaggtgtccacgtggtttatggatggtccctaagggatttgcttataaacatcacgagttattgcgattttacgaaaaaaaaagttttgtagaacattgttacactctaaaaaataaccctgcaaagttagaaaaaacacgaaattttaaaatgaaaaatgttgttctaaatgaaaaaatgacccttctgggtcaatgtaggttcgaaaagtacattacattacccataaaatgacatgttccaaaaatttttacagtcgagtaacggaaaatgggagaatttttaaaacttttttagtgtttttttcgatgaaaaatgcgttttttcggaattctgacaccaaattactatctcatcaccgtttcaggctgcaaattattgaaaaacacctcttttttcacatgttcaaaaatggaaggggtcgtaccgcccctccgtcacgagatatcaaaaaacgtaccgcggattcgtgatcagggacaaaatttaccccttaggacaaagtttcacgcaaatcgaagagggatcggggcaacttttaccgatttcgtgtgagttgttagagaattacccaatgatATTCTGCATCTATTGGTCAAAactacattagggtggtccaacaattTCTAATGCTTTCAAAAACAATCTTCGCTCCTCGATGAGAACGAAATATACTTTCTTGAGCAGTATTGTAGTGCtaaccattctgagcaactttgctgtagacaccaaatttctacagcattttatatgaaaagcacTAGGGTGGCCCACCAAAAGTCTTCAGGACATATTTAGAGCAAAAAAATACACGTCTTTTGAAACGTGAACGAAGTCGCTAGGTCATTTaggtaaaaagttacagcatttttaatgtttttttaaaaagttcgtAACTTTTCGAGGGGGTAACAAAAAAACTATGCTCCGCGGTGCATCTGAAAGCTCAAATCttcttttttaatataaatataaTATCTCTAAAGGGATTTTTTGAAacccaagttacagcgatttaaaaatggtcattttatggAGTTTGTACCATGTTCTACaagaaaatttacatgaatgtCGCATAAATCAGTATCGAAACTGCTCTTAATGAGTTCAAATGCATGTAAGTTAGGTTTGTGGGCGAACATGGTTGAACCCTTTTTTGTAATGGCAACTAGGGTGATCTTAGATAatctggggggggggggggttcataTTCATACACTtcaataaaatatgatttttaattcgcttggaaaaaaaagaaagaataaaaacatttaaaacataattCCAATACTTAATCTGCTTTAATAAGTGAAGCAGCTGAGGATATGATATCTGATTAGGATGGCTCAAAtgcatcagaaaataaaaagatttattttattcGTTAGAAAATGTATTTGAACACATTAATATTTCTCTACGTTTTCGTAAATCGACTTTTCtctgcatttttattttagccATGAGCCATGAGCCATTTTTATTTAACCATGAGCCATGAAGGGGGAAAAGTGAATATTCGTAAACATGTTTCTTGAGAAAAATACTTCAGAGTAatcaaataataacaaaaaaaatgtattgaggaTAGAGGCaatgaacaaaaacaagatTAATTCACTGAAAGTAGAGCGTCCATTTTCCCGTCCggggaaaaaaaattcccgggaattaccgtaatttcccgaaaaataatatttcccgtttcccaggaaatatgtaaatttgtaaatttcccggaaattcccgaagTTCAAAAAGAAGCATACATGTTCCCAACTTTTTGgtcccaatgttttgaaaattcacaaaaaaataatgcgaGAACCTaacttgattttatttatgtcaATCTattgttcatattgaacttaGACGAAAATAATCAGGTTCTTTTCAGGGTTATTTCAGATAAAAAATTATTTCTGAATCATTCACATCTTGAAACAgatcttgtttatttgtttggcAATAAAAGTTACaattatgaaatgaaaataaactaaataTTTTATGCTGGTCTGGTTGAgcttttagcagaatgcattactgtgaatacaaagagacacACAAACAATTATATTTtcggtaacttttttaaaacgaaaattgttattaaatcatttgaagatattttatcAGCACCCTCCGGCTAAAATCGAAACTGAGAAGAAagtaatttaaattgatttcagctgattacaCTTATATTTaattacattgaaattttgtagtttatagatttttttggccccctgatttttcggcccGTTTTTGAATGGGgtaaccgattttttttttaattatcgtgatttcatgaaatagtgttccAAGTAAAAAAGCACGAGAAGTTAGGTTTGTAAGTTGAATTCTAagattttattcatttattaaTATGCTCTTTGCCATGAAAAATATCACTTcagcgtgatttttttttaactttatgtgCCAAtgttattcttaaacatattccctCAAACTAGTCACAGAGataaatttaaaagcatttttatggttgtggagcatggATTTTACTTactgatttaaaatttgattaataaaataatactcctcaacaaaaaatataaatgatatttttgaaaaacacagtataaaattggaaaatttgtacatttttattgaagttgtattcttttttttaagcagtcaagccattaattgatccttaaactcattttgaacattaatGATGCTGTTCTATACAACTTGTAGTAAAATATAAATCAGAAGCaggatttgaacaattttcgttaaatttgaaatttcccggTAATTCCAGGATTTCCCAGGAAACTTGTTAagaatttcccgtttcccggaattttgtaacccgggaaattggacgctctaactgAAAGTATGCAAAATATAGCGTGTTAACTAAACAGTCAAAGTTAAAGCtgtcgcaaatatttttcaaagttcttgtgaaaaaatgtataatccaatatggcggaggtagaatattaaaaatatttacatattttttatagtATCAGGTAATTTACCTCTTGAATGTTACTTATCTAATATTATCACTAAAAAGAGATGAAAAACAGgaaataattttctgatcgtgatttgattctttgattATTGATTTGTATGAAACTCTTCGGAATATTGAAACCAAagcataaaatgcatttttttaaatacagtccagactcgatttttcgaaggccttggcaaaatttcatgaGCCATGAGCCATTTTTATTTAACCATGAGCCATGAAGGGGGAAAAGTGAATATTCGTAAACATGTTTCTTGAGAAAAATACTTCAGAGTAatcaaataataacaaaaaaaatgtattgaggaTAGAGGCaatgaacaaaaacaagatTAATTCACTGAAAGTAGAGCGTCCATTTTCCCGTCCggggaaaaaaaattcccgggaattaccgtaatttcccgaaaaataatatttcccgtttcccaggaaatatgtaaatttgtaaatttcccggaaattcccgaagTTCAAAAAGCATACATGTTCCCAACTTTTTgtcccaatgttttgaaaattcacaaaaaaataatgcgaGAACCTaacttgattttatttatgtcaATCTattgttcatattgaacttaGACGAAAATAATCAGGTTCTTTTCAGGGTTATTTCAGATAAAAAATTATTTCTGAATCATTCACATCTTGAAACAgatcttgtttatttgtttggcAATAAAAGTTACaattatgaaatgaaaataaactaaataTTTTATGCTGGTCTGGTTGAGctttttagcagaatgcattactgtgaatacaaagagacacACAAACAATTATATTTtcggtaacttttttaaaacgaaaattgttattaaatcatttgaagatattttatcAGCACCCTCCGGCTAAAATCGAAACTGAGAAGAAagtaatttaaattgatttcagctgattacaCTTATATTTaattacattgaaattttgtagtttatagatttttttggccccctgatttttcggcccGTTTTTGAATGGGgtaaccgatttttttttaaattatcgtgatttcatgaaatagtgttccAAGTAAAAAAGCACGAGAAGTTAGGTTTGTAAGTTGAATTCTAagattttattcattta from Culex quinquefasciatus strain JHB chromosome 3, VPISU_Cqui_1.0_pri_paternal, whole genome shotgun sequence includes:
- the LOC119768915 gene encoding uncharacterized protein LOC119768915, which encodes MSRAAESRAHTNARTQQRRRSCIRDRFGSINPAGRNEAKEHAEVGKQRIPVLLCQQLALHLPGFQPQPLNMKPTHLKVCSQRSEAKKNHNNIVTHTDTNLRNLSQAT